The following coding sequences are from one Verrucosispora sp. WMMD573 window:
- a CDS encoding siderophore-interacting protein: MARHSRPVRPARQEFLRAEVLRSQRVSPTFQRVTIGGEDLRRFAPMGFDQWFRLFLPGPGQHEITLPGRTDLLGYARYRAMPPRIRPVMRNYSVRAFRPEVAELDIDFVRHQGGYACSWADKAQPGEPVAILDQGIGYSAPAHVAWTLLAADETGLPAIAGILASLPAATRGLVLLEVPDRSDIAPLLAPEGMEVRWHFRTPDEAAGRPTLTTVRLAELPDQAGYAFVVGEAAMVASVRRHLVHDRAMPKADVAFCGYWRHPTT, from the coding sequence GTGGCTCGCCACAGCCGACCCGTCCGGCCCGCCCGCCAGGAGTTTCTGCGCGCCGAGGTACTGCGCAGCCAGCGGGTGAGCCCCACCTTCCAACGGGTCACGATCGGCGGCGAAGACCTGCGCCGCTTCGCGCCGATGGGCTTCGACCAGTGGTTCCGACTCTTCCTACCCGGCCCCGGACAGCACGAGATCACCCTGCCGGGTCGCACCGATCTGCTGGGCTACGCGCGCTATCGCGCCATGCCGCCGCGGATCCGCCCGGTGATGCGCAACTACAGCGTGCGGGCATTCCGTCCGGAGGTCGCCGAGCTGGACATCGACTTCGTCCGTCACCAGGGCGGCTACGCCTGTTCCTGGGCCGACAAGGCCCAGCCGGGCGAACCGGTAGCCATCCTGGACCAAGGCATCGGGTACAGTGCCCCCGCGCACGTCGCCTGGACGCTGCTCGCCGCGGACGAGACCGGACTGCCCGCGATCGCCGGCATCCTCGCCTCCCTACCCGCTGCCACCCGCGGCCTGGTGCTGCTGGAGGTGCCGGACCGCTCCGACATCGCGCCGTTGCTGGCCCCGGAGGGCATGGAGGTGCGGTGGCACTTCCGGACCCCCGACGAAGCCGCAGGCCGCCCGACGCTCACGACCGTACGGTTGGCGGAACTGCCGGACCAAGCGGGCTACGCCTTCGTGGTCGGCGAAGCCGCCATGGTCGCCAGCGTCCGTCGGCACCTGGTGCACGACCGCGCGATGCCCAAGGCGGACGTGGCCTTCTGCGGCTACTGGCGCCACCCCACAACCTAG